AATGGGCTTAAAGTGTCAGACttgtataaaaataaagtaaagttaccctttcagaccttgtgatttatagggcagatgattttagggtcatctgtttctttggccaatgaacagggcacaatgaccaaccgcctttactttccccaactaaagtcaggtacccattcgagTTGGGTGTACTAAAAATCCAGATCTTTTAAATCCGTCTTCACTGacattcaaacccaggaccccaagttcaagagccaagcacttaaccacacAGTCACCACGCCACCCGCCAGACTTGCATAGATCCTTATAATAGAGCAATACACTGTCAACACTAGCTTCCATAACTTATTTTAAATCAGACATTTAATCTTAATGAGTAGAACTTATGTTTGCTTTAGACAGTGCTACAATGACACAAAATACTTGGCTGATATTTTACACCAGCAGATGTTTTTATTGTGACAACAACTGTCTGCCCTGTCACACACAGTATGTTTATAAGTCAATGTCAAAAAGTGATTACAACATTACAAGCATAACTGAAACAAACACATATGATTTTTATGAAGGATACGATCAACCCCTTTAAATAAAGGTTTCCTTGTAATCATTTCTCCCAAGATACATCCCACTGACCACATATCAACtggaaaaagaaaacacaaaaaaaaaattacattcatattaagttctttaaatagcacaaaacaaatataacacAATGGCATCAATGATACTGAAACTTCTGTCCTAGTTACCTTTTTCATTGTAGTGCATCCAGTTCAGTATTATCTCTGGGGCTCTGTACCACCTGCACACAACATAACCTGTCATCTCTTCAGCACTGGATCTGGCCAACCCAAAGTCTAAAATCTGAAAGATTATAAATATAACTCATCAATACATCTCTACAATTTTACTGATGCAGGATTCTGGCCAAAGTCTGAAATCTAAAAGATTATAAttctaacaaataaaaacttatACAATTTTACTAATCATTGGTCTAAACATGTTAgagaaagatgtttttaaatatCCATTTGCTTACTTTTAATTCAACATTCTGATTCACACCAATGTTATTGGGCTTCAGAtcctaaagattaaaaaaaaaagtattaaactaAAATGGTTTTATcttaattaatttcttcaaaaaataagatacaTACATTAAACACATGATAAGTACATTGTACACATAGCCATTTATTAATCTAGTAgtgcataataataatttaatatttattaaactatGCTAAGTCAATTTTTCCATACTCTAACTGCAGAAGGGAAGAAAGCCGACTTACACAAATTTCTAGAAATGttcctttgtgtctttctgagtattttatgtttttgtatttgtgttttttttttaaatgtattattgcAGTACGTTTTACCCACAAATATATTCACATTTTACAATGTAAACTAAACAATACTGCTCTTCTAAATGTTTGTATTAGCTATTAGAGTAAATACTTGGGCCTACGAAGTACTTAAAATACATATGTTATTTTAATGCACAAAGTGTAATGCTCACCCTATGTATGATGCCTGCTGAATGaatatactgaaaaaaaaaacaattacgaaATCATTGTAATATTcattttgtaaataatatatagataatattttttaaagaagagtTACAACAAAGACCATGAGATGGGGATATGAGAGATGGCGAACCATAGTGTAACATGTGAAATGAGACTCTCATTAGTTACAGAGACGTACCTTAACAGTAATTAGGCACAAGACATTAGTTTTATAAGTAATGTGTAATACAGGACACACTGCTatcacataggcctacatacaaaatgctgccatcagacaaacacatatacaagaaacataattcacaaacacacaaagaAGACACTGTTATCACACTCATATTTATAATATGTTGAAGACATGTTATTCAATGGACATTTACAAGACATTGATAGATAATGGAATAAGCACTGACTTACAGTACAATGTTATAACATAAAAGGGCATACAAGACACTCACATTTCACACTGAACATACAAGACACTGTCACACAGATGCAAATGAAATACAAGACACAAATAATACAAACCAAGACACTAGTGTGATCTTAATTCACAAGAAGAAAACATTCATTAGTTTCACACTGACCTTTAACCCCCGAAGGACCTGGTACAGAAGAAACTTGATATGGTCATCTTGTAAagcttgacattttaaaatatcatttaagtCAGTGTCCATTAAAGGAGTCACTAGGTATCTAAggggggcaaaaaaaaaagtcaatattaCAGCTCTAGCAAATTATTTCCACTTAAAATGCTAGTACAAAAATACTCATTTGAAAACAAGCAACACAGGATTGTGAacaaatgctgctttttttttaggttttcgTTAAACACCTTAAAATTGGTCAGACAGAAAAGACTTAACTAGAAGTTTACTGAATCTATACAACAGTGTTATAACTTACACATCGTTGAAGTCTGAAATGTTTCTGTTGGGTGTAAATATATCCAGCAAATTGATGAGCTGAGGATGAACAAAACAAGAAGCAAATTTTTCTTTGACCTCAAGTACAAAATGTTCAAGTTATATTAAGATTAAAGCTATGACTATGACAAGGTCATCTCAGCATTATCAATGAAATATCTGAATTCTCATGCTTACATTCTCATGGTCAAAATGTCGGAGCATCCGAATTTCTCTATAAGCTCTCTTGGCAAAGATCTCAGACTGGAATGGCCTAGCCAGTTTTTTCACAGCCACCCTTTTCTTAATGACTTCATCATCAGCAGCACTGGTATTGAATATAAAGCAATGGTTAAGTTTAAACAGTTATATTTAGCTTTAAGTAACATAAAAGGGCTAAATGATCAGCTCATGTTTGTCTGTAATCCAGTCAATCACGTTAAGTCCAAGCTCAAATTCAAAAGAATTTTTTCAGGTTTGTCATAACATAAGAAACAATGATTTTTGATGCAATATTCAATTATTTCTAAGTAATTGATTAAATTATGAATTAGAAtgtgtaagttatggtttagaGTTGTGTGCATtttacttctttcttttttaacctTCTCTTCAAGGGTGTATCTTTAAAGGCAGTAATTTGACTTATGGTGTTACTTTTGTTGGTTAACAGTTAAGATCCACACTATAAAATATTACTGCTCTTGAGATGAGGTATCACTATCCCAAAAAAAGGGTACATGTATACTATATCACACTTGAATATACTATAACTACTTAGAGCCTGTAGTCGGTCAAGATAGGGGTCAAattctttttgtgttttttaagtCAATTGAAACATTACTGCTAGAAAACGTGTCAGGCTAGGGTAAAGCTATATAAGAGGTGTTGACCAGATCAGAAACATCTAGAAACCTTAAATTCATAATGTGGTAAAAAAATAAGCAGGCAACAGACAATAAACATTACTGCTAGAAAACGTGTCAGGCTAGGGTAAAGCTATATAAGAGGTGTTGACCAGATCAGAAACATCTAGAAACCTTAAATTCATAATGTGGTAAAAAAATAAGCAGGCaacagacaataaaaaaaaaaactctgaagAAAGTGTTGAAGGAAATCTTGAGAACAATTACGAAAAGTCTTTTTGGgatattttaaaaaggaaaacaagatATCGAGGTCATTGGTCATTTGATCagtaattattcattgttcaatGTGCTTTGTTTAACATTGATAGCTGTAGGTGAATTTTGTCATTGCTAGAGTTTCATTGAATTTGAAGATTCAGTGCTGTATTTCTTCagtttttgttaattttgtGTATTACTCTTAAATAACTGTCACTTTTctggtagctgagtggttagATGCTTGGCTTGTTAAATGAGAGGGTAAACATTTTCTAATGTTTACCTGACATTacctggggaaagtaaaagcactCAGTAGTTGTTAACTGataatcaaagaaagaggtgatttttacttttctttacttcttcttgacACTCACCAGCTCATCAGCATTTTTTGTCAATGTTCCTCATTTCTATTTAGCATGTAGTGTTTTAACATGACAAGATTAAATTAAAAGTTGAAACACACTGTAACATTTTGCCaaaattttttaatgatgtaatGTTCAAATTTTTGTGTTCTCTTAATCTGAAAGAGTAAATTTTAAACTTCCTAAAACAATAGACATTTTCTCTTCTTCTGCTTCAAGACTTTCTCTAGTGAATTTCAATTGAAGAGATACTGGAAAGAGTGAGAAGCACTTGCTAACCCTGTGCAGCTAATTTGTTGTGACAAGAGGATCTCGTCAAAAATTGTTATGAAGTCATCTGGTTCTCTGTTTGTCATCAGTGTAGTTGCTTAATGGGTCATTGCTTTTTCTATAACAAGGCACTAATGAGTCTCtctttagagaacaaaataaaaggaaGTCAAAGTTTGTGTCcaaaataatttgtagctaTTTTATGGTCTTTGTCAAAATGCACTCATTACCATAGTtactgtatatttatatatatatattacttcaaCATTGAAGGAATTCTGTGGTGGAGtttctttataaaattaataaggcttgtcttcgagtccgaatattagtgaggaatgcagtatttcccgtggctgcgcagccccagctgtgacctacatattttgcgacatccagggcaagcataaccattgtctgcatgtggtcgatttagattttcttttcgcagtctgcatttgtcctcggcagcggattttcttttggtctcaaatgtgtatcccgttttattgggtgacttctggaacatgacttctgttttcccgaggtttatagataaaccaAAAAAGGCAGCAGCCTATGCAAATTCATTTACAGCGTTCttgagatcatgttcattgtgagctagcagggcgcaatcattggcatagagaagctccgttatgaccatctaCTTTGtctttgtatgggatagtagacgtcgaagatttAACACATTGCTGTCTGAACGTAACTGGATGTAGATGCCTAtgtgcaatcgctgcctcatttgacccaacattacgccaaagaagatagcgaatagagtaggagcaagtacacagccctgcttcacgccattctCTATTGGGAGGTGATCAGACACCTTGAGAATAGATAGGAACATGGGTGGGCAACCCAGCCTGgccaaaatcctccacaaaccatcACGACTGActgtgtcgaaagccttggtgaggtccacaaaggcagaacaaatatcatgtcagagCCAGGTGCTTTGTGTTTTTTGAATTTATATATTGCTGTCTCAATTTCCTGAAATGTCGGTGGGTTGTCGAGCTCCTCTCTCATAATTTTCTGAGGGACATTTGCCAGCGATTCCACCGATACTTGCTTTTTATCACCAAATAGCAGactgtagtgttctgtccagcgATTTAGTATGGCTGCCTTGCTAGTTAATAGGGTAGAACCATGATCTTAGCGGCGATGTAGTCTGGTAAGTTGGGCTATAGGCACATCAAAGCGACTCATAGAAAGAGCGTGTGTCAACAGAATCAGCATGTATATGCATGTTTACGGACAGCTCAAGCCaccaattattttttagttccCTGACCTTTGACTGCAGAGTGTGACAAGAAGCTTTATATAGAGTTCTGGCTGCACTGTCATTAGGGTTCGCAAGAACAGAGCGATAGTATTTGTACTTATTCTTTAACAGTTCTTGAATTGCGGTATTGTTCTGATCAAACCAGTCTCTGTTGGGTTTACTGCAGTATCCCACAACTTTGGCTGTCACGTCCTGAAGTATCGTTTTTGGCACACCTGTCAGGGTTGTGTTaa
This genomic stretch from Biomphalaria glabrata chromosome 4, xgBioGlab47.1, whole genome shotgun sequence harbors:
- the LOC129926047 gene encoding mitogen-activated protein kinase 14-like, giving the protein MLKRMLGNDLKPGFYHTELVSTSWDVPTRYKRLVPIGSGAYGQVCAADDEVIKKRVAVKKLARPFQSEIFAKRAYREIRMLRHFDHENLINLLDIFTPNRNISDFNDVYLVTPLMDTDLNDILKCQALQDDHIKFLLYQVLRGLKYIHSAGIIHRDLKPNNIGVNQNVELKILDFGLARSSAEEMTGYVVCRWYRAPEIILNWMHYNEKVDMWSVGCILGEMITRKPLFKGVDHIDQLNKILSLVGKPSDDFILKIASRDAQSYIKSLPRTKKKDYHQYFAGANPQAIDLLEKMLDLDPDTRISVDDALKHQYVRQYHDPDDEPVAERFDNSFENRDLKTEGWRQLVYQELQSFVPGHPVHE